From the genome of Bradyrhizobium sp. SZCCHNS1050, one region includes:
- a CDS encoding outer membrane protein — protein sequence MQKTTLILTASAAALGLAPASAADFATRPYSKAPPPAYVTPLPSWAGFYLGVNGGADWSHNCWTLNRVGGVAVAPTQSEGCHNASSGLIGGQVGYRWQAASWVFGVEAQGNWTDLKSSNASTAALAAGITNTTKTDAIGLFTGQVGYAWGNVLWYVKGGAAVTHNKYTGTANAAAPFPVGTLLDSASETRWGGTVGTGVEFGFAPNWSVAVEYDHLFMGSRDISFPATATVLSRVDTIKQDIDMATVRVNYRFGAPMGTRY from the coding sequence ATGCAGAAGACGACCTTGATCTTGACCGCAAGCGCCGCGGCGCTGGGACTGGCGCCGGCCTCGGCGGCCGACTTCGCGACGCGCCCTTACAGCAAGGCGCCACCGCCGGCCTATGTCACGCCGCTGCCGAGCTGGGCCGGGTTCTACCTCGGCGTCAATGGCGGCGCGGACTGGAGCCACAATTGCTGGACGCTCAACCGCGTCGGCGGCGTGGCGGTCGCGCCGACCCAGTCCGAAGGCTGCCACAATGCCTCGAGCGGCCTCATCGGCGGCCAGGTCGGCTATCGCTGGCAGGCGGCGAGCTGGGTGTTCGGCGTCGAGGCCCAGGGCAACTGGACCGACCTGAAGTCGTCCAATGCGAGCACGGCTGCGCTGGCCGCGGGCATCACCAACACCACCAAGACCGATGCGATCGGCCTGTTCACCGGCCAGGTCGGCTACGCCTGGGGCAACGTGCTCTGGTACGTGAAGGGCGGCGCCGCCGTCACCCACAACAAATACACCGGCACGGCGAATGCGGCCGCGCCCTTCCCGGTCGGCACGCTGCTGGATTCCGCCAGTGAGACCCGCTGGGGCGGCACCGTCGGCACCGGCGTCGAGTTCGGCTTCGCGCCGAACTGGTCGGTCGCCGTCGAGTACGACCACCTGTTCATGGGCTCGCGCGACATCAGCTTCCCCGCCACCGCAACCGTGCTGTCGCGCGTCGACACCATCAAGCAGGACATCGATATGGCGACCGTCCGCGTGAACTATCGATTCGGGGCGCCGATGGGCACGCGCTACTGA
- a CDS encoding outer membrane protein, whose product MKKLLVITTALVGIASATSASAADMAARPYTKAPPMVAQILSWSGLYAGIQGGGGWGTSKETFLGRFNAPGFLGTQNYNTNGGFVGGVVGYNWQVDNVVFGLEGDYHWADINGRSAVVNAGVGDTFFTKLTSFGDIKGRLGYAAGPALFFVSGGAAVGQLQHRYDGVPGNVFSQNTTRWGYTVGAGAEYMFAPNWSAKLEYNYLDFGKSTIQYSAAALNRSEWKDTVHTVKAGLSYHFGGPVIAKY is encoded by the coding sequence ATGAAGAAGTTGCTTGTGATCACGACGGCGCTCGTCGGCATCGCATCCGCCACATCCGCGTCGGCGGCCGACATGGCGGCCCGCCCGTACACCAAGGCGCCGCCGATGGTCGCGCAGATCCTGAGCTGGTCGGGCCTCTACGCCGGCATCCAGGGCGGCGGCGGCTGGGGCACCAGCAAGGAGACCTTCCTCGGCCGCTTCAATGCGCCGGGCTTCCTGGGCACCCAGAACTACAACACCAATGGCGGCTTCGTCGGCGGCGTGGTCGGCTACAACTGGCAGGTCGACAACGTCGTGTTCGGCCTCGAAGGCGACTATCACTGGGCCGACATCAACGGCCGCTCCGCCGTGGTCAATGCCGGCGTCGGCGACACCTTCTTCACCAAGCTGACCAGCTTCGGCGACATCAAGGGCCGCCTCGGCTATGCCGCCGGTCCCGCCCTGTTCTTCGTCAGCGGCGGCGCCGCGGTGGGCCAGTTGCAGCATCGCTATGACGGCGTGCCCGGCAACGTCTTCAGCCAGAACACCACCCGCTGGGGCTATACGGTCGGCGCCGGCGCCGAATACATGTTCGCGCCGAACTGGTCGGCCAAGCTCGAGTACAACTATCTCGACTTCGGCAAGAGCACGATCCAGTACAGCGCTGCGGCGCTCAACCGCTCCGAGTGGAAGGACACCGTTCACACGGTCAAGGCCGGCCTCAGCTACCACTTCGGCGGCCCGGTCATCGCAAAGTACTGA
- a CDS encoding cytochrome D1 domain-containing protein — MGRCQASAHRLPHHLRALLSGILLASATIIAHAEEAFVTNQLSDDLTIVDLATSKPVATIPIGGKPAGVAVAADGRFAYVASPDDKSVSVVDAVARKVVGRVEVGGGPLGIAVTPDGSTVYVADWYNAAIRVIDAKTRTVTGSIAVGASPSGLAVTQDGKLLLSADRDDDMVSVIDTATRQRLATIKVGTRPFGVTIDAEGKRAYTANVASNDVSVIDLAERREIGRVKTGLRPYAVALAQGRGFATDQYDGTVSVFDLASLQPLKRISVGDYPEGIEATADGQRVIVANWESNILSVIDVAALKVTGEIKVGDGPRAFGAFLRR; from the coding sequence ATGGGCAGATGCCAAGCCAGCGCGCATCGTCTCCCGCATCATCTCCGTGCGCTTTTGTCCGGTATCTTGCTCGCGTCCGCCACAATCATCGCCCATGCCGAGGAGGCCTTCGTCACCAACCAGCTCAGCGACGATCTGACGATCGTCGACCTCGCGACCTCGAAGCCGGTGGCGACGATCCCGATCGGCGGCAAGCCGGCCGGCGTCGCGGTGGCTGCCGACGGACGCTTCGCCTATGTGGCGAGCCCGGACGACAAGAGCGTGAGCGTCGTCGACGCTGTCGCGCGAAAGGTGGTTGGACGGGTCGAGGTCGGTGGCGGGCCGCTCGGCATTGCCGTGACGCCGGACGGTTCGACGGTCTACGTCGCAGACTGGTACAACGCCGCAATCCGCGTGATCGATGCGAAGACCCGGACCGTGACCGGCAGCATCGCGGTCGGCGCCTCGCCGTCGGGGCTTGCGGTGACACAAGACGGCAAGCTGCTGCTCTCCGCCGACCGCGATGACGACATGGTCTCGGTGATCGACACGGCGACGCGCCAGCGCCTTGCGACCATCAAGGTCGGCACGCGGCCGTTCGGTGTCACCATCGACGCCGAGGGCAAGCGCGCCTACACGGCAAATGTCGCCTCCAACGACGTCTCGGTGATCGACCTCGCCGAGCGCCGCGAGATCGGCCGGGTCAAGACCGGTTTGCGGCCCTATGCGGTGGCGCTGGCGCAGGGCAGGGGCTTCGCCACCGACCAGTATGACGGCACGGTCAGCGTGTTCGACCTGGCGAGCCTGCAGCCGCTCAAGCGCATTAGCGTCGGCGACTATCCGGAGGGCATCGAGGCGACCGCCGACGGCCAGCGCGTCATCGTCGCCAATTGGGAGAGCAACATTCTGAGCGTCATCGACGTGGCCGCGCTGAAGGTCACCGGAGAGATCAAGGTCGGCGACGGTCCGCGCGCATTCGGCGCGTTCCTGCGGCGGTGA
- a CDS encoding outer membrane protein, translated as MKRIFLGAVSLMVLGALTPAGAADLAARPYTKAPVMAPAPLPTWAGFYLGLQGGGGWGRSNETFFGAPNTAIFAGTQNYDTSGGFVGGVVGYNWQVDNIVFGLEGDYHWADINGRSGVVNAGLGDTYFTRLRGFGDIKGRLGWAAGPALFFVSGGAAVGDLQHRYDAALNGGAANSFAQNNWRWGWTIGAGAEYMFAPNWSAKVEYNYLDFGKSSIQYSAVPANRSEWSDTVHTVKAGVSYHFGGPIVSRY; from the coding sequence ATGAAACGAATTTTTCTCGGAGCTGTCAGCTTGATGGTTTTGGGGGCGCTGACGCCGGCGGGAGCCGCCGATCTCGCCGCCCGCCCGTACACGAAGGCCCCGGTGATGGCGCCGGCGCCGCTTCCGACCTGGGCCGGCTTCTACCTCGGCCTGCAGGGCGGCGGCGGCTGGGGCCGCAGCAACGAGACCTTCTTCGGGGCGCCGAATACGGCGATCTTTGCCGGCACCCAGAACTATGACACCAGCGGCGGCTTCGTCGGCGGTGTGGTCGGCTACAACTGGCAGGTCGACAACATCGTGTTCGGTCTCGAGGGCGACTATCACTGGGCCGACATCAACGGCCGGTCGGGCGTCGTCAACGCCGGTCTCGGCGATACCTACTTCACCAGGCTGCGCGGCTTCGGCGACATCAAGGGCCGCCTCGGCTGGGCTGCGGGTCCGGCGCTGTTCTTTGTCAGCGGCGGCGCTGCCGTCGGCGATCTCCAGCACCGCTACGACGCAGCGCTCAATGGTGGCGCGGCCAATAGCTTCGCTCAGAACAACTGGCGCTGGGGTTGGACGATCGGTGCCGGCGCCGAGTACATGTTCGCGCCGAACTGGTCGGCCAAGGTCGAATACAACTATCTCGACTTCGGCAAGAGCTCGATTCAGTACAGCGCGGTTCCGGCCAATCGCTCCGAGTGGAGCGACACCGTGCACACCGTCAAGGCGGGCGTCTCCTATCACTTCGGCGGCCCGATCGTGTCGCGCTACTGA
- a CDS encoding outer membrane protein, with protein MRRLLLGATTSLALGIAPAIAADLPARTFTKAPAMITTIYDWSGFYIGLNAGGAAARTCWTNKVSFAGVAATNAEGCHDATGALAGGQIGYRWQAGGWVFGIEGQGNWANLKGSNTSQFAPAVTNQTKINGIGVFTGQIGYSWNNVLWYVKGGAAVAGEKYNGLSTATGVVLDVSSATRWGAAVGTGVEVGFAKNWSVAAEYEHLFMGNRTLGFSGVPLGAAGRTDAVGQDVDMATVRVNYRWGGPVVSKH; from the coding sequence ATGAGAAGGCTGTTGCTGGGGGCGACAACTTCGCTGGCGCTGGGGATTGCGCCGGCCATCGCTGCCGATCTGCCCGCGCGCACCTTCACCAAAGCGCCTGCGATGATCACGACGATCTATGATTGGAGTGGCTTCTATATCGGCCTGAATGCCGGTGGCGCAGCGGCCCGCACCTGCTGGACCAACAAGGTCAGCTTTGCCGGCGTGGCCGCAACCAACGCGGAAGGCTGCCATGATGCGACCGGCGCGCTGGCGGGCGGCCAGATCGGCTATCGCTGGCAGGCTGGCGGCTGGGTGTTCGGCATCGAAGGTCAAGGCAACTGGGCCAACCTCAAGGGCAGCAACACCAGCCAGTTCGCCCCGGCCGTGACCAACCAGACCAAGATCAACGGCATCGGCGTGTTCACCGGCCAGATCGGCTATTCCTGGAACAACGTGCTCTGGTACGTGAAGGGTGGCGCCGCGGTCGCGGGTGAGAAGTACAACGGCCTCTCCACGGCCACGGGCGTGGTGCTCGACGTGTCCAGCGCCACGCGCTGGGGGGCTGCGGTCGGGACTGGTGTCGAGGTCGGCTTCGCCAAGAACTGGTCGGTCGCAGCCGAATACGAGCACCTGTTCATGGGCAACCGCACCCTCGGCTTCTCGGGTGTTCCCCTTGGAGCCGCGGGCCGGACCGATGCGGTCGGCCAGGACGTCGACATGGCGACGGTCCGCGTGAACTATCGCTGGGGCGGTCCCGTCGTTTCCAAGCACTGA
- a CDS encoding SRPBCC family protein, translated as MRMVFGKALAVTAALAIATTALTTADAHGPTRRKVQEHVEINAAPAKVWAVIGNFQDMSWLGVVDKTAGDKGNEIGATRKLTLKGGATVDEELYKYDAEKMSYSYRITAVDVKVLPVTNYSSTIAVTPSADGKGSVVEWTGAFYRGFPNNDPPPELNDEAAVNAVTGLYKAGLEGLKKKVESGS; from the coding sequence ATGAGGATGGTGTTCGGCAAGGCGCTGGCCGTGACGGCGGCGCTCGCGATCGCAACGACGGCCCTGACCACAGCGGATGCGCATGGTCCGACCCGGCGCAAGGTGCAGGAGCACGTCGAGATCAACGCCGCGCCCGCCAAGGTGTGGGCCGTGATCGGCAACTTCCAGGACATGAGCTGGCTCGGCGTCGTCGACAAGACCGCGGGCGACAAGGGCAACGAGATTGGCGCCACGCGCAAGCTGACCCTGAAGGGCGGCGCTACCGTCGACGAGGAGCTCTACAAATACGACGCCGAGAAGATGAGCTATTCGTACCGTATCACCGCCGTCGACGTGAAGGTGCTGCCGGTGACGAACTACTCGTCGACCATCGCGGTGACGCCGAGCGCGGACGGCAAGGGCAGCGTGGTCGAATGGACCGGCGCGTTCTACCGCGGCTTCCCCAACAACGATCCGCCGCCGGAACTGAACGACGAGGCTGCGGTCAATGCGGTGACCGGCCTGTACAAGGCTGGACTCGAAGGGTTGAAGAAGAAGGTGGAAAGCGGGAGCTAG
- a CDS encoding porin family protein, translated as MKKILLATVALAALAAPAAAADLAARPTYTKAPVAAPVLTWTGFYIGAMGGYANENADFAAMKGGFAGGTVGYNWQQGAVVFGLEADAAWADINANVGALGVNAESKIRDWGTVRGRIGYAFGPTLLYATGGYAWADNRISLTAPGFAAADSKIHSGWTVGAGVEYMFAPNWSLKGEYLYKSFGGESYTFTGLGTLTTGTLNVHSGQVGINYHF; from the coding sequence ATGAAGAAGATCCTGCTCGCGACCGTGGCCTTGGCCGCCCTGGCCGCTCCCGCTGCCGCCGCTGATCTTGCCGCACGCCCGACCTACACCAAGGCCCCGGTTGCCGCGCCGGTGCTGACCTGGACCGGCTTCTACATCGGTGCCATGGGCGGCTACGCCAACGAGAATGCTGACTTCGCGGCCATGAAGGGCGGCTTCGCCGGCGGCACCGTCGGCTACAACTGGCAGCAGGGTGCTGTCGTGTTCGGCCTCGAGGCCGACGCCGCTTGGGCCGACATCAACGCAAACGTCGGCGCGCTCGGTGTCAACGCCGAGTCCAAGATCCGCGACTGGGGCACTGTCCGCGGCCGCATCGGCTACGCCTTCGGCCCGACCCTGCTGTACGCGACCGGTGGTTACGCCTGGGCCGACAACCGCATCTCGCTGACGGCCCCCGGCTTCGCCGCTGCCGACAGCAAGATCCACTCCGGCTGGACCGTCGGCGCTGGCGTCGAGTACATGTTCGCCCCGAACTGGTCGCTGAAGGGCGAGTACCTCTACAAGAGCTTCGGTGGCGAGAGCTACACCTTCACCGGCCTCGGCACGCTCACGACCGGCACCCTCAACGTGCATTCCGGTCAGGTCGGCATCAACTACCACTTCTAA
- the uvrA gene encoding excinuclease ABC subunit UvrA: protein MDEVLKAKQRAQANQSSLRAITIRGAREHNLKNIDVEIPRDRLVVFTGLSGSGKSSLAFDTIYAEGQRRYVESLSAYARQFLEMMQKPDVDQIDGLSPAISIEQKTTSKNPRSTVGTVTEIYDYMRLLWARVGVPYSPATGLPIESQTVSQMVDRVLAMPEGTRLYLLAPVVRGRKGEYKKELAEYLKKGFQRVKIDGTFHELAEAPTLDKKFPHDIDVVVDRIVVRPDIGQRLAESFETALKLAEGLAVIEFADAPASAAPAEEKEKKKTAKIHDKSGPERILFSEKFACPVSGFTIPEIEPRLFSFNNPYGACPECGGLGVEQHVDADLVIPDKDVTLRKGAIAPWAKSSSPYYLQTLTALGKFYKFTLDTKWKDLPKKTQNALLHGSGDDEIKFTYEDGVRAYDTKKPFEGVITNIERRFRETESEWAREELGKYFNDVPCAGCNGYRLKPEALCVKVGGKHIGEISDLSVKAAGEWFAEVPKQLNAQQTEIATRILKEIRDRLTFLLDVGLNYLTLARSSGTLSGGESQRIRLASQIGSGLTGVLYVLDEPSIGLHQRDNARLLDTLKRLRDLGNTVIVVEHDEDAIRLADYVLDIGPGAGTHGGNIVAEGTPAEIMRNPASLTGKYLTGELEVEVPERRPPNHRRTIKVVNARGNNLKNVSAEIPLGLFTAITGVSGGGKSTLLIDTLYKAIARKLNGANEAAAPHDRIEGLEHIDKIIDIDQSPIGRTPRSNPATYTGAFTPIREWFAGLPESKARGYEPGRFSFNVKGGRCEACQGDGVIKIEMHFLPDVYVTCDVCKGKRYNRETLDVLFKGKSIADVLDMTVEEAAEFFKAVPRVRDTFETLRRVGLDYIHVGQQATTLSGGEAQRVKLAKELSKRATGRTLYILDEPTTGLHFHDVKKLLEVLHELVAQGNTVVVIEHNLEVIKTADWVIDLGPEGGDGGGEIVAWGPPEDIVKAPRSYTGQFLKPVLEKSAKPKKRGRGAASEAAE, encoded by the coding sequence ATGGATGAAGTGCTCAAGGCCAAGCAGCGCGCGCAAGCCAACCAGTCGAGCCTGCGGGCCATCACCATCCGCGGCGCCCGCGAGCACAATCTGAAAAACATCGACGTCGAGATCCCGCGCGACAGGCTCGTCGTGTTCACCGGCCTGTCCGGCTCCGGCAAATCCTCGCTCGCCTTCGATACGATTTATGCCGAGGGCCAGCGCCGCTACGTCGAATCGCTGTCGGCGTATGCCCGCCAGTTCCTGGAGATGATGCAGAAGCCGGACGTCGACCAGATCGACGGCCTGTCGCCGGCGATCTCGATCGAGCAGAAGACGACCTCGAAGAACCCGCGCTCGACGGTCGGCACCGTCACCGAGATCTACGACTACATGCGCCTGCTGTGGGCGCGCGTCGGCGTGCCCTACTCCCCGGCGACCGGCCTGCCGATCGAAAGCCAGACCGTCTCGCAGATGGTCGACCGCGTGCTGGCGATGCCCGAGGGCACCCGCCTCTATCTGCTGGCGCCGGTCGTGCGCGGCCGCAAGGGCGAGTACAAGAAGGAGCTCGCCGAATATCTCAAGAAGGGCTTTCAGCGCGTCAAGATCGACGGCACCTTCCATGAGCTCGCCGAGGCGCCGACGCTCGACAAGAAGTTCCCGCACGATATCGACGTCGTCGTCGACCGCATCGTCGTGCGCCCCGACATCGGCCAGCGCCTCGCGGAGAGCTTCGAGACCGCGCTGAAGCTCGCCGAAGGCCTGGCCGTCATCGAGTTCGCGGACGCTCCCGCCTCGGCCGCGCCGGCGGAGGAGAAGGAAAAAAAGAAAACCGCAAAGATCCACGATAAGAGCGGGCCCGAGCGCATCCTGTTCTCGGAGAAGTTCGCCTGCCCGGTCTCCGGCTTCACGATCCCCGAGATCGAGCCGCGGCTGTTCTCGTTCAACAACCCCTACGGCGCCTGCCCGGAATGCGGCGGCCTGGGGGTCGAGCAGCACGTCGATGCCGACCTCGTCATTCCCGACAAGGACGTCACCCTGCGCAAGGGCGCGATCGCGCCCTGGGCCAAGTCGTCGTCGCCCTATTACCTGCAGACCCTGACCGCGCTCGGCAAGTTCTACAAGTTCACGCTGGACACCAAGTGGAAGGATCTGCCGAAGAAGACGCAGAACGCGCTGCTGCACGGCTCCGGCGACGACGAGATCAAGTTCACCTATGAGGACGGCGTCCGCGCCTACGACACCAAGAAGCCGTTCGAGGGCGTCATCACCAACATCGAGCGCCGCTTCCGCGAGACCGAGAGCGAGTGGGCGCGCGAGGAGCTCGGCAAGTACTTCAACGACGTGCCCTGCGCCGGCTGTAACGGCTACCGCCTGAAGCCCGAGGCGCTGTGCGTCAAGGTCGGCGGCAAGCACATCGGCGAGATCAGCGACCTCTCCGTCAAGGCGGCCGGCGAGTGGTTCGCCGAGGTGCCGAAGCAGCTCAATGCGCAGCAGACCGAGATCGCCACCCGCATCCTCAAGGAGATCCGCGACCGCCTCACCTTCCTGCTCGACGTCGGCCTCAACTACCTGACCCTGGCGCGCTCCTCCGGCACGCTGTCCGGCGGCGAGAGCCAGCGCATCCGCCTGGCGTCGCAGATCGGCTCGGGGCTAACCGGCGTGCTCTACGTGCTCGACGAGCCGTCGATCGGCCTGCACCAGCGCGACAATGCCCGCCTGCTCGACACGCTGAAGCGGCTGCGCGACCTCGGCAACACCGTCATCGTCGTCGAACATGACGAGGACGCAATTCGCCTCGCCGACTATGTGCTCGACATCGGTCCCGGCGCCGGCACCCATGGCGGCAACATCGTCGCCGAGGGCACGCCGGCCGAGATCATGCGCAATCCGGCGTCGCTGACCGGCAAATATCTCACCGGCGAACTCGAGGTGGAGGTGCCCGAGCGGCGGCCGCCGAACCATCGCCGCACCATCAAGGTCGTCAATGCCCGCGGCAACAATCTCAAGAACGTCTCGGCCGAGATCCCGCTCGGCCTGTTCACCGCGATCACAGGCGTGTCCGGCGGCGGCAAGTCGACGCTGCTGATCGACACGCTCTACAAGGCGATCGCGCGCAAGCTCAACGGCGCCAACGAGGCGGCGGCGCCGCACGACCGCATCGAGGGCCTGGAGCACATCGACAAGATCATCGACATCGACCAGTCGCCGATCGGCCGCACGCCGCGCTCCAACCCCGCGACCTATACCGGCGCGTTCACGCCGATCCGCGAATGGTTCGCCGGCCTGCCGGAATCCAAGGCGCGCGGCTACGAGCCCGGCCGGTTCTCCTTCAACGTCAAGGGCGGCCGCTGCGAGGCGTGCCAGGGCGACGGCGTCATCAAGATCGAGATGCACTTCCTGCCCGACGTCTACGTCACCTGCGACGTCTGCAAGGGCAAGCGCTACAACCGCGAGACGCTCGACGTGCTGTTCAAGGGCAAGTCGATCGCCGACGTGCTCGACATGACCGTCGAGGAGGCCGCCGAGTTCTTCAAGGCGGTGCCGCGCGTACGCGACACGTTCGAGACCCTGCGCCGCGTCGGCCTCGACTACATCCACGTCGGCCAGCAGGCCACCACGCTGTCCGGCGGCGAGGCGCAGCGCGTCAAGCTCGCCAAGGAGCTGTCCAAGCGCGCCACCGGCCGCACGCTCTACATCCTGGACGAGCCGACGACGGGCCTGCACTTCCACGACGTCAAGAAGCTCTTGGAGGTGCTGCACGAGCTGGTCGCGCAGGGCAACACGGTCGTCGTGATCGAGCACAATCTCGAGGTCATCAAGACCGCCGACTGGGTCATCGACCTCGGCCCCGAGGGCGGCGACGGCGGCGGCGAGATCGTCGCCTGGGGCCCGCCGGAGGACATCGTCAAGGCCCCGCGCAGCTACACCGGGCAGTTCCTGAAGCCGGTGCTGGAGAAGTCGGCCAAGCCGAAGAAGCGCGGCCGCGGCGCGGCGAGCGAAGCGGCGGAGTAG
- a CDS encoding single-stranded DNA-binding protein has translation MAGSVNKVILVGNLGKDPEIRRTQDGRPIANLSIATSETWRDKATGERKEKTEWHRVVIFNEGLCKVAEQYLKKGAKVYIEGALQTRKWTDQSGVEKYSTEVVLQGFNSTLTMLDGRGGGGGSFSDDMGGGDFGSSGPSMAPPRRAVASAGGGGRNSDMDDDIPF, from the coding sequence ATGGCGGGTAGTGTGAACAAGGTGATTCTGGTCGGCAACCTCGGCAAGGACCCCGAGATCCGGCGCACGCAGGATGGGCGGCCGATCGCCAATCTGAGCATTGCGACGTCGGAAACGTGGCGCGACAAGGCGACAGGCGAGCGCAAGGAAAAGACCGAGTGGCACCGCGTGGTGATCTTCAACGAAGGTCTTTGCAAGGTCGCCGAGCAGTATTTGAAGAAGGGCGCCAAGGTTTACATCGAGGGCGCGCTGCAGACCCGCAAATGGACCGATCAGAGCGGTGTCGAGAAGTACTCGACCGAGGTCGTGCTGCAGGGCTTCAACTCCACCCTGACGATGCTCGATGGCCGGGGCGGCGGTGGCGGCAGCTTCTCCGATGACATGGGTGGCGGTGATTTTGGCAGCAGCGGTCCGTCGATGGCGCCGCCGCGCCGCGCGGTTGCTTCGGCGGGCGGTGGCGGACGCAACAGCGACATGGACGACGACATTCCGTTCTGA
- a CDS encoding lipase family protein, protein MALNKVAAAYLSYFAYIDDALDVVQPSDFVAMLKSVPSGAANGPWSLCWGPAVNNGVLAYVAQGNDGSYAVAFRGTDVDGSVAGAFENVLADADAVFQVPWLYPQQAGAPLQISAGINDALALVIALTDPTTDLSLLDYLRGLAAKQNLQLMVTGHSLGGALAVVATAWLQDQLPKLNSSLTFTLWPHTFAAPTMWNAGFATTFAKSYTYYAAVNSNDIVPMAWANLNGILGTYPPPAPVLKDTNYYSIYKPLEWLSAAIPTYTSIAPSNPDLFTITPIVEANDSWTAEAGYMHSMQLQYFPHATGTKAPPLPGVTKTGVARPRAVAVAA, encoded by the coding sequence ATGGCCCTCAACAAGGTTGCTGCAGCGTATCTGTCCTACTTCGCCTATATCGACGACGCGCTCGATGTGGTTCAGCCGAGCGATTTCGTGGCGATGCTGAAGTCCGTCCCATCGGGTGCGGCGAACGGTCCGTGGTCGCTATGCTGGGGCCCGGCGGTCAACAACGGCGTGCTCGCCTACGTCGCGCAAGGCAACGACGGCAGCTACGCGGTGGCGTTCCGCGGCACCGATGTCGATGGCTCGGTCGCCGGCGCGTTCGAGAACGTGCTCGCCGATGCCGATGCTGTCTTCCAGGTGCCGTGGCTGTATCCGCAGCAGGCCGGAGCGCCGCTGCAGATCAGCGCCGGAATCAACGACGCGCTGGCGCTGGTCATCGCGCTCACCGATCCCACGACGGACCTGTCGCTGCTGGACTATCTGCGCGGCCTTGCGGCCAAGCAGAACCTGCAACTGATGGTGACCGGGCACAGCCTCGGCGGCGCGCTCGCCGTGGTGGCGACGGCGTGGCTGCAGGACCAGTTGCCGAAGCTGAACTCGTCGCTGACGTTCACGCTGTGGCCGCACACCTTCGCGGCTCCGACGATGTGGAACGCGGGCTTCGCGACGACCTTCGCAAAGAGCTACACCTATTACGCGGCGGTCAACAGCAACGATATCGTGCCGATGGCCTGGGCCAACCTGAACGGAATTCTCGGTACCTATCCGCCGCCGGCGCCGGTCCTGAAGGACACCAACTACTACTCGATCTACAAACCGCTCGAGTGGCTCAGCGCAGCGATCCCGACCTATACGTCGATTGCGCCGAGCAATCCGGATCTGTTCACGATCACGCCGATCGTCGAGGCGAACGACTCCTGGACCGCGGAAGCCGGCTACATGCATTCCATGCAGCTGCAGTATTTCCCGCATGCGACCGGCACGAAGGCGCCGCCGCTGCCGGGAGTCACCAAGACCGGCGTGGCGCGGCCACGGGCGGTCGCCGTCGCGGCCTGA
- a CDS encoding HAD hydrolase-like protein, whose product MPYSLVIFDLDGTLADSFPWFRTHVNVVAQRFGFRQVKDEDIDGLRHASTREILDFLQVPRWKLPFIARHVRRLKTAHAASIPLFAGVDIMLDTLAANGTMLALVSSDSEANARQKLGSRAGLFADFDCSASVFGKARKFRRVLKRLRVDPAQAIAIGDETRDIEAARAAGIAFGAVTWGYAAEQALRDHQPEMLFTRMDEIVERLVVPARRDS is encoded by the coding sequence ATGCCATATTCTCTCGTCATCTTCGATCTCGACGGCACCCTCGCCGACAGCTTCCCGTGGTTTCGCACCCACGTGAACGTCGTCGCGCAGCGCTTCGGCTTTCGTCAGGTGAAGGACGAGGACATCGACGGGCTCCGCCATGCCTCGACCCGTGAGATCCTCGATTTCCTTCAGGTGCCGCGCTGGAAGCTGCCCTTCATCGCGCGCCACGTGCGCCGACTGAAGACGGCGCATGCAGCGAGCATCCCGCTGTTTGCAGGCGTCGACATCATGCTCGACACGCTTGCCGCGAACGGCACCATGCTCGCATTGGTGTCGTCGGACAGCGAGGCCAACGCGCGGCAGAAGCTCGGATCGCGCGCCGGTCTGTTCGCCGATTTCGATTGCTCGGCCTCGGTGTTCGGCAAGGCACGGAAGTTTCGCCGGGTGCTGAAGCGGCTGCGCGTCGACCCAGCCCAGGCCATCGCGATCGGCGACGAGACCCGCGACATCGAGGCGGCGCGCGCCGCCGGCATCGCCTTCGGCGCGGTGACATGGGGCTATGCCGCGGAGCAGGCGTTGCGCGACCACCAGCCGGAGATGCTGTTCACCCGGATGGACGAGATCGTGGAGCGGTTGGTGGTGCCCGCCAGACGAGATTCGTAG